The genomic interval CGTGGCGCGTCCGCCCGGCGGGCGTATGAGGAACGAAACCGATTACGACGCCCGATCCCACGATCGAGAGAAGCGCACTCCACCCATGCCCACGCGCCACGACATCCGTAACGTAGCCATCGTCGCCCACGTCGACCACGGCAAGACCACCCTGGTCGACGCCATGCTCAAGCAGGCGGGCGCCTTCGCCGCGCACGCCGCCGAGCACCTCGACGACCGCATGATGGACTCGAACGACCTGGAGCGTGAGAAGGGCATCACGATCCTGGCCAAGAACACGGCCGTGAAGTACCACCCGAAGGATGGCGGCGACGTCATCACGATCAACATCATCGACACCCCCGGCCACGCCGACTTCGGTGGTGAGGTCGAGCGCGGCCTGTCGATGGTCGACGCCGTCGTCCTGCTGGTCGACGCCTCCGAGGGCCCGCTGCCGCAGACGCGCTTCGTGCTCCGCAAGGCGCTTCAGGCCCGGATGCCCGTCATCCTCTGCATCAACAAGACGGACCGCCCCGACTCCCGGATCGACGAGGTCGTCAACGAGACGTACGACCTGTTCCTGGACCTGGACGCGGACGAGGAGCAGATCGAGTTCCCGATCGTCTACGCCTGCGCCCGTGACGGCGTCGCCTCGCTGACCAAGCCCGAGGACGGCACCGTCCCGCAGGACAGCGAGAACCTGGAGCCGTTCTTCAACACGATCCTGGCGCACGTCCCGGCCCCGGAGTACGACGAGGCCGCCCCGCTGCAGGCCCACGTCACCAACCTGGACGCCGACAACTTCCTCGGCCGTATCGCGCTGTGCCGCGTCGAGCAGGGTGAGCTGAAGAAGGGCCAGACCGTCACGTGGATCAAGCGTGACGGCACGATGTCCAACGTCCGCATCACCGAGCTGCTGATGACCGAGGCGCTCACCCGCAAGCCGGCCGAGAAGGCGGGCCCGGGCGACATCTGCGCCATCGCCGGTATCCCGGACATCATGATCGGCGAGACCCTCGCGGACCCCGAGAACCCGATCGCGCTCCCGCTGATCACGGTCGACGAGCCCGCGATCTCCATGACCATCGGTACGAACACCTCGCCGCTGGTCGGCAAGGGCGGCAAGGGCCACAAGGTCACCGCCCGCCAGGTGAAGGACCGCCTGGACAAGGAGCTCATCGGTAACGTCTCGCTCCGCGTCCTGGACACCGAGCGCCCCGACGCCTGGGAGGTCCAGGGCCGCGGTGAGCTCGCGCTGGCGATC from Streptomyces spiramyceticus carries:
- the typA gene encoding translational GTPase TypA is translated as MPTRHDIRNVAIVAHVDHGKTTLVDAMLKQAGAFAAHAAEHLDDRMMDSNDLEREKGITILAKNTAVKYHPKDGGDVITINIIDTPGHADFGGEVERGLSMVDAVVLLVDASEGPLPQTRFVLRKALQARMPVILCINKTDRPDSRIDEVVNETYDLFLDLDADEEQIEFPIVYACARDGVASLTKPEDGTVPQDSENLEPFFNTILAHVPAPEYDEAAPLQAHVTNLDADNFLGRIALCRVEQGELKKGQTVTWIKRDGTMSNVRITELLMTEALTRKPAEKAGPGDICAIAGIPDIMIGETLADPENPIALPLITVDEPAISMTIGTNTSPLVGKGGKGHKVTARQVKDRLDKELIGNVSLRVLDTERPDAWEVQGRGELALAILVEQMRREGFELTVGKPEVVTKQVDGKTYEPIERMTIDSPEEHLGAITQLMATRKGRMETMTNHGSGWIRMEWIVPSRGLIGFRTEFLTQTRGTGIAHSIFEGHEPWFGDLRTRNNGSLVADRSGTVTPFAMINLQERGVIFLEAGTEVYEGMIIGENSRSDDMDVNITKEKKLTNMRAASADNTENVVPPRKLSLEQSLEFCRDDECIEVTPETVRIRKVVLDQKERGRTASRAKR